AGTGATTCGGCAAAGTAGAAGTCGAAGATCACGCGGCAGCGGTCCTCACCGAGTGGCAGAACCAAATTGGTATCTAGCACGCCTTCGTAAGAATTCAGCATGAAATTCGGGTACAGCCACCAGTAAGCCGCGTCGCCGGTTCGCGTGCGACCCGCGTCACCGTCCGCGGGCTTGGTTGGGGCACTCTGGAGCACTGCGTTCCCGTCGCAGGTCGTGCGGTACTTGGTGTAATCGAGCGACCCTGCCAGTGCCGGGTGAACCGTGTTCACGTGGTAACCACCGTCGAGATAGTTGTCGGCATACACCTTCCAGTTACACGCGAGGTCGTAACTCTTTCGCGCGTACCACTTCAGGTCACCAAACACCTGTTGCGACTCGGCCCACGCGGGTAACGGACCCAAGAACACCGTCAACGGTTCGCGCGGTTCGGTGAGATGGACCCAAACGAACGCGCCCCACTCTTCAACAGCAATTGGCGGAAGGCCGTTGTCCTCGCGGCGGAACTCCTGAACCCCATCGAATTCCGGCACGCCGCGAAGATTACCACTCAGGTCGTAGGTCCAGCCGTGGTAGTGACAGCGAAGTTTCTTCACCGTGCCGCATTCGTCGGTACAGAGCCGGGCGGCACGGTGACGGCACACGTTGAAGAACGCGCGCAACGCACCATCTTCTCCGCGAACGACTAACACCGGTTCGCCGGCAATGTCGGCGGTGAGGAACTGCCCCGGTTTTGCGACCCGCTCGCGCAAGCCCACCATCTGCCAGGTGCGAGCGAACACGGCGTCGCGTTCGAGGTGGTACACGTCCGGTGACGTGTACCAAGTATTGGGAATCGTGCTCCCGCGCTCCAGCGGCAGGTCGGGATCGAATGCCGCGAGTAGACTGTGAAGTGTACCGGTCGGCATGGGGCACCTTACGAGAGGTGTCGTGGAGGT
The Gemmata palustris DNA segment above includes these coding regions:
- a CDS encoding aromatic ring-hydroxylating oxygenase subunit alpha, which produces MPTGTLHSLLAAFDPDLPLERGSTIPNTWYTSPDVYHLERDAVFARTWQMVGLRERVAKPGQFLTADIAGEPVLVVRGEDGALRAFFNVCRHRAARLCTDECGTVKKLRCHYHGWTYDLSGNLRGVPEFDGVQEFRREDNGLPPIAVEEWGAFVWVHLTEPREPLTVFLGPLPAWAESQQVFGDLKWYARKSYDLACNWKVYADNYLDGGYHVNTVHPALAGSLDYTKYRTTCDGNAVLQSAPTKPADGDAGRTRTGDAAYWWLYPNFMLNSYEGVLDTNLVLPLGEDRCRVIFDFYFAESLSNDFKRQSIEVAEQVQIEDIGVCEEVQRNLHSRSYRTGRFSVKRENGAHHFHTKLGRVLQQHSNPLV